From the uncultured Fretibacterium sp. genome, the window TCGAGGAGAGACGTCTACAGCCGGTCAGCCGTCTCTTCGGCTTCGACCGGGGAATGCCGCTGGACCGTTATTACATCGAAAAATTTTTGCAGGAACATTCCTCCTGCATCACGGGAGAGGTCCTGGAGGTGGCCGACGACGGCTATACGCGAAAGTTCGGACATAACGTCGTTCCGCATGTTCTGCACGTCGATTCCTCGTCGAGGGGGGCGACGATCACGGGAGATCTCTCGAAACCGGAGACACTCCCCGAGGGGATTGCGGGTTGTTTCATCTGCACGCAGACGTTCAATTTTATCTACGATCTGGAACGGGCGGTGCAGGGAGCGCACAGGCTTTTATGGGGGGGGGTATTGCTGGCGACGGTGAGCGGCATATCCCAGGTCAGCCGTTACGACATGGACCGCTGGGGGGACTATTGGCGTTTTACGGTTTTGTCGGCCCAAAAACTGTTTACGGGGCATTTTCGTGAGGTGGCCGTCAAGGGCTATGGAAATGTCTTTGTTGCCAAGGCGTTTTTGGATGGGCTCTCCGTGGAGGATGTGAACGATACGGGCCTGCTGGATTTTTACGACGAGGACTATACGATCACGATAGGGGTTTTTGCGAGAAAATGAAGGATGCTATTCGACGGTGGATTCTAACGGGGCTTTCATGTCCTGCGGCAGCCTGCGTCCTGCGCCGTCTTTTGAGGGACGGCGTCTTTTGCGTCATGCTGCACCGGATAGGAGAAAAGGATCCGACGCGGCTGCCTCCGAACGAGGACATGAAGGTTTCACCCGCCTTCCTGGAGCACTTTATCATCGATGCCAGGCACAAGGGCTTCTCTTTCCTTTCCGTCTCACAGCTGCACGCCGCCCTGACGGGAGAGGGGCCCTGGCCCTCCCGTTCCCTTGTCCTCGCTTTGGATGACGGGTATCGGGACAATCTGACCGAGGGGTTGCCCCTGTTCGAGAGGCATGGCGTTCCCTTTACGATCTACCTGAGCACCGCTTTCATTGGCAGTTCCTGCGTGCCCTGGTGGTATGGACTAGAGGGGCTGCTCTCCTCGCGCCCCGCTGTCCTCTGGGGGGGGAGGACCTGGGATATAAGGAGCGGCCCGGAGAAGAGTCGCCTCTTCATGCAAATTCGAGGACAGGCTCTGCTGGCCGACCAGGGGAGCGAGGCTTATGTCTCGGAGCTTTACAAAGACAACGATTATGATTGCAGAAGTGCTGAGGGGCTTTTTCTGACGTGGGACGAGGTTCGGGCATTGCGGTCTCACCCTCTGGCCGAGCTGGGAAATCACGGGCACCGCCACCTGAACCTGCAAATGGTTTCTCGCGAGGCTGTCTGCAGGGAGTTCTCCTTGGCCAAGGAGGAGATAGCTCGGCAGACCGGGTGCGTTCCCGTACATTACGCTTACGCCTACGGTCTCTTCAGCGACGAGGCGCTTTCCGTCGTTCGCGAGATGGGCGCTCTTACCTGTATGACGACGGCTCCGGGGCGCGTGTCGAGGAATGACGGGGAAAAACTTTGGACCCTGCCGCGTTTCATGCTGTATGAGGGGATGTCGGTCGACGATTTGCTGGCTCGGTCGGCCTACGTTTCGCTGAGGAGGGGCCTCAGGGGATGAAAGGAGAACGGATAGCCGTTGTCCTCGCCTCTTTGGGGCCGGGGGGAGCCGAACGAATTATGGTTCGCCTCGCCGGACTTCTGGAACGGCAGGGATTTGCTGTCGACATCGTCGTTCCGGCGCCCCAGTCGGATGCCATGAAGGCCGGAGTCCCCGAGGGAGTGTCCTTGGTGGAACTCGATGGAGGACATTATTTCGAGTCGCTCCGTCTTTTCCACAGGATTTTCAAGACGAAAAATATCTTGATGCTTCCGTGGGCGTTTGTGGTCTTTTTCTGGAAGCTCTTCGCCTCGACAAGGAGCTTGACGCGTTATATCAGGTGTCGCAGACCGGGCCTCCTGCTGACGGCCCATTACAACGCCATGACGCTGGCGGCAAATTTCCTTGCCGGCAAGCCATCCCGGGTTGTCGTGACGGAGCACACGCTGCTTTCGGAGCACCTGAGGCGCCAAGTTGCTCCCGTCCGCGTTTGCTTTTCCACGATGTGCCGTCTCTTTTACCCTAAAGCCGATCGTGTCGTCGGGGTCTCCTCCGCCGTCGCCGCTGACTTGACCGCCCATTTTCGCGTCCCCGCGGACCGGGTTGGGCATATCTATAATCCCGTGGTCGGAAGCGCCCTGAAAAGGAAGGCGGAAGAGGCTTGCGTTCACCCGTGGCTGGCGGATAAAACGATCCCTACCTTGATTTCCGTCGCGCGCCTGAGCCCCGAAAAGGATTTCGATACCCTGCTGGAGGCATTTTCCCTGTTGAGGCGGGCGATGTTGGTTCGATTGCTCGTCCTTGGAGATGGTCCGGACCGAGGCCGCCTCGAACGCAGAGCTACGGATCTGAAGATCGATGCGGACATCGACTGGATGGGGATGGTTGCCAACCCGCTTCCGTTTGTGAGGGATGCCGACGCCCTGGTGTTGTCGACCTTCTACGAGGGGCTTCCGACGGTCCTGATCGAGGCGCTGTACGTCGGGACGACCCCGGTGGCGACGGATGCTCCGGGGGGGATTCGTGAGATTCTGGAGGACGGCAGGTATGGTTACATTGTCCCGATGCAGGATGCCCAGGCCCTCTCCGAGGGAATGCTGAAAGCCCTGCGCCAGCCGATGCCGAGGAGGATGTTGCAAGAGCGTGCCGAAGCTTTCTCCGAGAAACAGGCCGTTGACGCCTATCTGGATCTTTTTCGAAAGATGGGGCTCTCTGTTTGAGTGTATCCGTTATCATGTCATAGAGTAGACCTTTGGAACGGATATCGCATGAAATAAGGAAGGAAAAGTTGGAATGATCCGTCGTTTATACGCTGATAACTTTCTTTGCCTGGTCAATTTTGAGGCTCAATTCGAGTCGATGAACCTCCTTATGGGAGTTAACGGTTGCGGAAAGTCGACGATCTTTGAGCTGCTGAGCAGGATCCAGCGCTTGGTGGTAGCTGGTGCGAAAATTACGGAGGTCTTTCCTCCGGAGGATCTCACTCGATGGGTTCAGTTGGACACTCAAAACTTTGAGATGGATGTAGAAGGAAAGGAGGGGCTGTATACCTATAAACTGAGAATTGAGCATACGAAGGACCGCAAGAAGGAACGTATTGAGCGGGAGGAGCTGCTTCTTGACGGTAAACCGCTCTTCCTCTACGAGGAGGGGGAGGCCCATCTCTACCATGATGATCACGAACTTGGCCCAGTCTATCCCTTTGACTGGAGCTTATCCTCTTTGTCGATCATTTCTCCCAGGCAGGACAACACAAAATTGACCTGGTTCAAGGATTGGCTGGAACAATTGGTGATTTTGCGGCCACAGTCTCAGTCCATGGCAGCGCTCTCCGATGAGGAGGCAGATCATTTGGATAGAGAGGGAAGTAACTTTGCCTCTTGGTATCGTTTCATTTCTCAGGAGCATCAGGATAAAATTTTTTCTTTAAGGGAAAAATTGAAGGATGTGATTCCGGGGTTCCACGCTTTTAAGCTGGAGCAAGAGGGGAAGGCACGTATTTTAAAGGTAGGGTTCACCTCCGACGATAAGGAGAAGAAAAATTCTCCTCTGTATTTTGATTTTGATCATCTTTCAGACGGACAGCGTATTCTTTTTGTCCTCTACACCCTTTTGTGCGATGCGGAGGGAGAGCGACGTACTCTTCTCTTGGACGAGCCTGGGAATTATCTGAGTCTCGACGAGATACAACCTTGGCTTGTGGAGCTCAGCGATATCTGTGGAGAGGGTACGGTACAGGCAATTCTGATCAGTCACAACCCTGAACTGATCGATTATCTTGGGGGAGCTTACGGATTATGGATGGAGCGGGAACCCCTAGGTCCATCTAGGATAAAAAAACTTTCGTTGAAATTGGAGAATGGACAAAAATCAGAGGGGACGTCGGAGCGGGCACTCAAGTTGTCTGAGCTTGTTGCCAGAGGCTGGTTGGAATGATAAAACGTCGGGTAAGGGTAGTGTTTCTCTGTGAGGATAAGCAGCAGGAGTATTTTCTCAGGCATTTTTTTGTAGAAATGGGCTGGCCGAAGAGGGAGTTGTATTTTGAAACAGGCCCTTCTGGGAAGGGCGCTGCATCCGGGTGGGTCATTCAGAACTTCCCCACGCAGCTCCAAGCATACAGACAGCGTAAAAACAAGGCAGCTTCGGCCCTTGTAGTGATGGTGGATGCGGACACCCGATCCGTTGGCTACAGGATCAAAGAACTCGAGTCATCGTGTGAACAAGGTATTTCTTTTAGAGGCCCAGAGGAGGCCGTCGCCATTGCCGTTCCCAAACGTAATATCGAGACTTGGATCGCCTTTTTAAAGGGAGATAATGTTGACGAAACGCAAAATTACAAGCTGCAGGGAAATAAAGAGGAGAGTGAATGTCGTCCTTTTGTTTCCAATCTTGCGGGGTACTGTAAAAAACAGGCGTTGCCAACCAATGCTCCCGCTTCTCTCCATGCTGCCTGTAAGGAATATCGCGATCGTATCGTTCCCATGTTAAAGAATTGAGGAACTCAACAAGCTCCTAGCGCGTAGGCGTTGTAGAGCGGGGTACCTGAGAAAATCCTAAAAGGAGGACTTCTGAAATCCTATGGTTAAGTGCTTTCCCTCCTTCTCCATCGTCACCGTCTGTCTCAATG encodes:
- a CDS encoding ATP-binding protein, with the protein product MIRRLYADNFLCLVNFEAQFESMNLLMGVNGCGKSTIFELLSRIQRLVVAGAKITEVFPPEDLTRWVQLDTQNFEMDVEGKEGLYTYKLRIEHTKDRKKERIEREELLLDGKPLFLYEEGEAHLYHDDHELGPVYPFDWSLSSLSIISPRQDNTKLTWFKDWLEQLVILRPQSQSMAALSDEEADHLDREGSNFASWYRFISQEHQDKIFSLREKLKDVIPGFHAFKLEQEGKARILKVGFTSDDKEKKNSPLYFDFDHLSDGQRILFVLYTLLCDAEGERRTLLLDEPGNYLSLDEIQPWLVELSDICGEGTVQAILISHNPELIDYLGGAYGLWMEREPLGPSRIKKLSLKLENGQKSEGTSERALKLSELVARGWLE
- a CDS encoding polysaccharide deacetylase family protein — encoded protein: MKDAIRRWILTGLSCPAAACVLRRLLRDGVFCVMLHRIGEKDPTRLPPNEDMKVSPAFLEHFIIDARHKGFSFLSVSQLHAALTGEGPWPSRSLVLALDDGYRDNLTEGLPLFERHGVPFTIYLSTAFIGSSCVPWWYGLEGLLSSRPAVLWGGRTWDIRSGPEKSRLFMQIRGQALLADQGSEAYVSELYKDNDYDCRSAEGLFLTWDEVRALRSHPLAELGNHGHRHLNLQMVSREAVCREFSLAKEEIARQTGCVPVHYAYAYGLFSDEALSVVREMGALTCMTTAPGRVSRNDGEKLWTLPRFMLYEGMSVDDLLARSAYVSLRRGLRG
- a CDS encoding glycosyltransferase; translation: MKGERIAVVLASLGPGGAERIMVRLAGLLERQGFAVDIVVPAPQSDAMKAGVPEGVSLVELDGGHYFESLRLFHRIFKTKNILMLPWAFVVFFWKLFASTRSLTRYIRCRRPGLLLTAHYNAMTLAANFLAGKPSRVVVTEHTLLSEHLRRQVAPVRVCFSTMCRLFYPKADRVVGVSSAVAADLTAHFRVPADRVGHIYNPVVGSALKRKAEEACVHPWLADKTIPTLISVARLSPEKDFDTLLEAFSLLRRAMLVRLLVLGDGPDRGRLERRATDLKIDADIDWMGMVANPLPFVRDADALVLSTFYEGLPTVLIEALYVGTTPVATDAPGGIREILEDGRYGYIVPMQDAQALSEGMLKALRQPMPRRMLQERAEAFSEKQAVDAYLDLFRKMGLSV